From the genome of Thermoanaerobacterales bacterium:
ACGGACAGGTGCCCGTTGGTCTCCAAAATGGCGAACTCGACGTCGGCCAGGTTCGGAAGGTTCTTGGCCCGGAGCTGCTCCAGGAGGTCGTTGATGTCGTACCGGAGCCGGGCCAGTTCCTTCTCCACGATCTTGCCGTTGGCCACCAGGACGCTGGGCGTGCCGCAGATCACAGCGCGGGCCTTCAGGCTCTTCAATGAGGCATAGGACAGGATGACCTGGGCGACCAGCAGGACGAAGATGGGCACCAGCCCGTTGACCAGGGGGACGTCGGTATTGGCGATCGGGATTGACGCCAGCTCCGAGAGCATGATGATGACCACCAGTTCGAAGGGCTGGAGCTGCCCGACCTGCCGCTTGCCGGTCAGGCGTAGAACGACGACCACGGCGGCAAAGAGGATGAGCGTCCGCACCAGGACCAGGAGCATGGATCAGCCTCCCCGAAAAGGATTCTCTTGTCATTTTGCCAGCCCGGGGCGGCCTTTATGCGACCCAATAACAAAACCGGCCGTTATCCGGCCGGTCTTCGCGCCGCAGGCGCTCCTTCTCGCGCTTGCGGTCGTACTTTTTCTTGTCCGGGACCACCTGGCTCTGGGGCTTACGCGTCCAGGTACGGCGCACGGAGTTATAAATGATCCTTCTCTTCATTCGGCCATCCCCTTTCGGTCCCCGCCCCTACACATTGAAGCGGAAGCAGATGATGTCCCCGTCCTGCACGACGTAGTCCTTGCCCTCCAGGCGGAAGAGCCCGCGTTCCCGGACGGCGGCGGGCGACCCCGCGGCCTCCAGGTCCGCGAAGTTGAAGACCTCGGCGCGTATGAAACCGCGCTCGATGTCCGAGTGCACCTTCCCGGCCGCCCGGCGGGCCACCGTGCCCCGGCGGATGGTCCAGGCGCGGACCTCGTCCTCGCCCACCGTAAAGAAGGAGATCAGGCCCAGGTAGTCGTAGGCGGCGCGGGCCAGGCGGGCCATGCCCGGCTCGGACAGGCCCAGGTCGGCCATAAACTCGGCGCGGTCCTCCGGGGGCAGCTCGCTGATCTCCATCTCCACCTGCGCGGAGACCTCGATGACCGGGAAGCCCCTCTCCGCCGCGTAGGCCGTCAATTCGTCCCGCCGCGGGTACTCGCCCGCCCCTAGCTGGTCCTCGTCGAGGTTTACCGCCAGCAGGAGAGGCTTCTCGGTCAAAAAGCTCTGCCCGGCCAGCAGCTCCTTCTCCTCATCGGCAAGGGGCACGCTGCTCACCGGCTGCTCCGCCTCCAGGGCCGCCAGGAACCGCTCCAGGACGGCGAGTTCGGCGGCCGCGGTCTTCGGCGGTTTCTTCGCCCCCTTGATGCGCTCGATGCGTTTCTCCACGGCCCCCATGTCGGCCAGCAGAAGCTCGGTGTTAAAGTCGGCCAGGTCGCGCTTGGGATCGACGCTCCCCGCGACATGCGGCACCTCTTCGGAGGAGAAGGCCCGCACGACGTGCACCAGCAGGTCGGCGGCGCGCACCTCGTCCAGGAACTTGCCCGCCACCCCCTGGCCCGGCTCCACCCCCGGCAGGTCCTTGAACTGCACCTGGGCGTAGGTGGTCTTGCGCGGTTTGTAGTGCGCGCTTAAGAAGTCGATGCGCCGGTCGGGAACCGGCGCCATCCCGACGTTAACCCCCGCTCCGGCGCCCATAAAGGTGCCGGTCGCCGCGTGCTGGCCTGTCAGAAGGTTAAAGAGGGTCGTCTTGCCGACGAGCGGCAGTCCGACGAGCCCGATAAGCAAGGTTTCTCACTTCCTCCAAGTAGATCTCAGCGGACGGGCGAAGGTTCCCCGGCCACCATCTCGGTTGTAAGCTCACGCCAGATACCCGGCGGGCAGACTTCCCGCAGCAGGATCTCATCGTAGCCTTCACAGCCGGCGAAGGGGGTCGCAGGCCAGTCGGCGGCCCGCACCCGGGGGCTGTAACCCTCGTGGATCAACGGTTCCCGCCCCGTAGCGCCGGGCTCGCCCAGCCATTGCCGGACCAGCTCATCCTCCCCTTTGTTCACCAACACTTCGCGCAGGCGGTGGGCGCGCTTGGTCTGCGGGCTGCAGA
Proteins encoded in this window:
- a CDS encoding DUF421 domain-containing protein, yielding MLLVLVRTLILFAAVVVVLRLTGKRQVGQLQPFELVVIIMLSELASIPIANTDVPLVNGLVPIFVLLVAQVILSYASLKSLKARAVICGTPSVLVANGKIVEKELARLRYDINDLLEQLRAKNLPNLADVEFAILETNGHLSVVPKSQKRPVCPEDLNLSTGYEGLPTTLIIDGKVLEKNLAGINLDVNWLRSELAKFGIRDLKRVLFAALDTGGKLFYQLKGAS
- the ychF gene encoding redox-regulated ATPase YchF, which translates into the protein MLIGLVGLPLVGKTTLFNLLTGQHAATGTFMGAGAGVNVGMAPVPDRRIDFLSAHYKPRKTTYAQVQFKDLPGVEPGQGVAGKFLDEVRAADLLVHVVRAFSSEEVPHVAGSVDPKRDLADFNTELLLADMGAVEKRIERIKGAKKPPKTAAAELAVLERFLAALEAEQPVSSVPLADEEKELLAGQSFLTEKPLLLAVNLDEDQLGAGEYPRRDELTAYAAERGFPVIEVSAQVEMEISELPPEDRAEFMADLGLSEPGMARLARAAYDYLGLISFFTVGEDEVRAWTIRRGTVARRAAGKVHSDIERGFIRAEVFNFADLEAAGSPAAVRERGLFRLEGKDYVVQDGDIICFRFNV